The following are encoded together in the Myxococcaceae bacterium JPH2 genome:
- a CDS encoding LysR family transcriptional regulator, with protein sequence MDIPWDDVRLFLAVAEAGSVSGAARKLRLGQPTVSRRLAALEYAMGEALFRRGVSGAALTEAGERLLGPARRMAEWAGEVGRAADTADREPRGVIRITTMPFVAFDFLAPFAGKLLQKHPGMRVEVLSSVTHLDLGRGEADLALRSRAPTQADLTLVHTVEVENAVFVSRTLAQRLPRKPRLQDLPWIAWAPPFDEVTPNPQLAAIIPGFTPVFASDQFLVQLAAAEAGVGAMVLPRLRHRFARTTSLVPLPIDLGPHQRSPLYVVCAKSALDIPRVRRVAELLVEELERARKD encoded by the coding sequence ATGGATATCCCCTGGGATGACGTCCGACTCTTCCTGGCCGTGGCGGAAGCCGGCAGCGTGAGCGGTGCGGCGCGCAAGCTGCGGCTCGGGCAGCCCACGGTGAGCCGCCGACTGGCGGCCCTGGAGTACGCGATGGGGGAGGCGCTGTTTCGCCGGGGCGTCAGTGGCGCCGCCCTGACGGAGGCTGGAGAGCGCTTGTTGGGGCCCGCGCGGCGGATGGCTGAGTGGGCAGGGGAGGTGGGCCGCGCCGCGGACACCGCGGACCGCGAGCCCCGAGGCGTCATCCGCATCACCACCATGCCCTTCGTCGCCTTCGACTTCCTCGCCCCGTTCGCGGGGAAGCTCCTGCAGAAGCATCCCGGGATGCGCGTGGAGGTGCTCTCGTCGGTGACGCACCTGGACCTGGGACGTGGCGAGGCGGACCTGGCGCTGCGCTCGCGCGCGCCCACGCAGGCGGACCTCACCCTGGTCCACACGGTGGAGGTGGAGAACGCCGTCTTCGTGTCACGCACGCTCGCGCAGCGCTTGCCGCGCAAGCCTCGACTCCAGGACCTGCCGTGGATTGCCTGGGCGCCGCCATTCGACGAGGTGACGCCCAACCCGCAGCTCGCGGCCATCATTCCCGGGTTCACGCCCGTCTTCGCGTCGGATCAGTTCCTCGTCCAGCTCGCGGCGGCGGAGGCGGGAGTCGGGGCCATGGTGCTGCCGCGCCTGCGCCATCGCTTCGCGCGCACGACCTCACTGGTGCCGCTCCCCATCGACCTGGGGCCTCATCAGCGCAGCCCCCTATATGTGGTCTGCGCGAAATCCGCGCTCGACATTCCGCGTGTCCGTCGTGTGGCAGAACTCCTCGTTGAAGAACTGGAGCGCGCGCGGAAGGATTGA
- a CDS encoding MBL fold metallo-hydrolase yields MRIALAILAAAVIAVALCVLIGFAPTHHPVRPTTSLGVARSSRDLRAVLDTPGPVVLETVNSADWAVTRDGLINLKHPKAVAAGLTDSDEPIQIFFHALHHPTKGLFIVDTGVEKALRDQPDHAAIRGLVSSAMHLEKMKFHQPLGDYLAAHANEPLQGVLLTHLHLDHVTGMADVPAGTPVYTGPGEATDRNVLNALMAPNIDRALAGKGDISEWPFQPDADNRFDGVVDVFGDGSVWALWVPGHTAGTTAYLVRTTEGPVLLTGDSCHTRWGWDNEVEPGSFTADAPRGIASLGRLHALVKEHPAINVRLGHQR; encoded by the coding sequence ATGCGCATCGCCCTCGCCATCCTCGCCGCCGCGGTCATCGCCGTTGCCCTCTGCGTCCTCATCGGCTTCGCCCCCACCCACCACCCGGTGCGTCCCACGACGAGCCTGGGCGTGGCGCGCTCCTCGCGCGATCTGCGGGCCGTGCTCGACACGCCGGGCCCCGTCGTCCTGGAGACCGTCAACTCGGCGGACTGGGCCGTCACCCGCGACGGCCTCATCAACCTGAAGCACCCCAAGGCCGTGGCCGCGGGGCTCACCGATAGCGACGAGCCCATCCAGATCTTCTTCCACGCGCTGCACCACCCCACGAAGGGCCTCTTCATCGTGGACACGGGCGTAGAGAAGGCCCTGCGTGATCAGCCCGACCACGCGGCCATCCGCGGGCTCGTCTCGTCGGCGATGCACCTGGAGAAGATGAAGTTCCACCAGCCGTTGGGGGACTACCTCGCGGCGCACGCCAACGAGCCGCTCCAGGGCGTGCTCCTCACGCACCTGCATCTGGACCACGTGACGGGCATGGCGGACGTGCCCGCGGGGACGCCCGTCTACACGGGCCCGGGTGAGGCCACGGACCGCAACGTGCTCAACGCCCTGATGGCCCCCAACATCGACCGCGCGCTCGCCGGCAAGGGCGACATCAGCGAGTGGCCCTTCCAGCCGGACGCCGACAATCGCTTCGACGGCGTGGTGGATGTCTTCGGCGACGGCTCGGTGTGGGCCCTCTGGGTGCCGGGCCACACGGCGGGCACCACGGCCTACCTCGTGCGCACGACCGAGGGCCCGGTGCTGCTCACCGGAGATTCGTGCCACACGCGCTGGGGCTGGGACAACGAGGTGGAGCCGGGCTCGTTCACCGCGGACGCGCCGCGCGGCATCGCCAGCCTGGGCCGCCTGCACGCGCTGGTGAAGGAGCACCCCGCCATCAACGTGCGCCTGGGCCACCAGCGCTGA
- the speB gene encoding agmatinase → MATHFDPSAAAQSDSGIFGLPHTPEEAHVVVIPVPFEATTSYGGGTSDGPSAVLEASRQVDLFDVETGRPYERGIALLPESEDLRAWNTEAKARAEVVIEAGGIHSGDAALVAAANDVNVLCEKMNDAVYTEAKRWLAEGKRVCVLGGDHSVSYGIIRAHAEKYPGMGVLHLDAHADLRVAYEGFTWSHASIMYNVARNLPGVKTLVQVGLRDMSQEEFKYIEDSKGRIHGFFDATLQQNRFDGMTWNQQVKQMVELLPQQVYLSFDIDGLDPTLCPNTGTPVPGGLSFAETVAIVAGIVRSGRTIIGLDLVEVAPDPNGGEWDANVGARLLYKMIGWMLKSEQR, encoded by the coding sequence ATGGCAACCCACTTCGACCCCAGCGCCGCGGCGCAGTCCGACTCCGGCATCTTCGGCCTCCCTCACACGCCTGAAGAGGCCCACGTCGTCGTCATCCCCGTCCCCTTCGAGGCCACCACCAGCTACGGCGGTGGCACGTCGGATGGCCCCTCGGCCGTGCTGGAGGCGAGCCGCCAGGTGGACCTGTTCGACGTGGAGACGGGCCGCCCCTATGAGCGCGGCATCGCCCTGCTCCCCGAGTCCGAGGACCTGCGCGCCTGGAACACCGAGGCCAAGGCGCGCGCCGAGGTCGTCATCGAGGCCGGCGGCATCCACTCCGGTGACGCTGCGCTCGTGGCCGCGGCCAACGACGTCAACGTGCTGTGCGAGAAGATGAACGACGCCGTCTACACCGAGGCGAAGCGCTGGCTGGCCGAGGGCAAGCGCGTGTGCGTGCTGGGCGGAGACCACTCCGTCTCCTACGGCATCATCCGCGCCCACGCGGAGAAGTACCCGGGCATGGGCGTGCTGCACCTGGACGCGCACGCCGACCTGCGCGTGGCGTACGAGGGGTTCACCTGGTCGCACGCGTCCATCATGTACAACGTGGCGCGCAACCTGCCGGGCGTGAAGACGCTGGTCCAGGTGGGCCTGCGCGACATGAGCCAGGAGGAGTTCAAGTACATCGAGGACTCGAAGGGCCGCATCCACGGCTTCTTCGACGCCACCCTCCAGCAGAACCGCTTCGACGGCATGACGTGGAACCAGCAGGTGAAGCAGATGGTGGAGCTGCTCCCCCAGCAGGTCTACCTGTCGTTCGACATCGACGGCTTGGATCCCACGCTGTGCCCGAACACCGGCACGCCCGTTCCGGGCGGTCTGTCCTTCGCGGAGACCGTGGCCATCGTCGCCGGCATCGTCCGCTCGGGCCGGACCATCATCGGCCTGGATCTGGTGGAGGTGGCGCCGGATCCGAACGGCGGTGAGTGGGACGCGAACGTCGGCGCCCGCCTCCTCTACAAGATGATCGGCTGGATGCTGAAGTCCGAGCAGCGCTAG
- a CDS encoding response regulator, protein MSLVLVADDEPAVLEVLSQVVEDLGHDVVQARDGEEALGLARARSPHLVVTDHVMPRMSGVELCRRMKAEPVLHHVPVILLSGVLSTGTPDAWAFLNKPFEITDFEALVRQSLEAEPPPPAPANTTAEALGQWVGQALQGPLWQAREHLARLRESPGVDLGTVSALGFQLQSLELLGRHLHDAALLAEGSLRLRPVMGDLRAPLRDVVAQWQQRMPGAAVRLALPSEPVGLTFDADRIRLALDALLASAMGPGGGVSVELRASCSFVTVRVADERSQSPAEAPPSWTEPFPNGPRGSEGLGLYLAAELAKLHGGRMSVEPSAVGAGTAFNFQLPRNN, encoded by the coding sequence ATGAGTCTCGTCCTGGTTGCGGACGATGAACCCGCGGTGTTGGAGGTCCTGAGTCAGGTGGTGGAAGACCTGGGCCATGACGTGGTGCAGGCACGAGATGGAGAGGAGGCGTTGGGGCTGGCCCGGGCGCGAAGTCCCCACCTGGTGGTGACGGACCATGTGATGCCGCGAATGAGCGGCGTGGAGTTGTGCCGGCGCATGAAGGCCGAGCCCGTGCTTCACCATGTCCCGGTCATCCTGCTGAGTGGGGTGCTGTCCACGGGGACACCCGATGCATGGGCCTTCCTCAACAAGCCTTTCGAGATCACCGACTTCGAGGCGCTCGTGCGCCAGTCACTCGAAGCCGAACCTCCGCCGCCCGCGCCCGCGAACACCACGGCGGAGGCGCTGGGGCAGTGGGTGGGGCAGGCGCTTCAGGGGCCGCTGTGGCAGGCGCGTGAGCACCTCGCTCGCCTGCGCGAGAGCCCCGGTGTGGACCTGGGCACGGTGAGCGCGCTGGGCTTCCAGCTCCAGTCGCTGGAGCTGCTGGGACGACACCTCCATGACGCGGCGCTCCTGGCTGAGGGGTCGTTGCGCCTGCGGCCCGTGATGGGCGACCTCCGCGCGCCCCTGCGCGATGTCGTGGCCCAGTGGCAACAGCGAATGCCGGGCGCGGCGGTGCGGCTGGCCCTCCCGTCTGAGCCAGTGGGACTGACCTTCGATGCGGACCGGATCCGCCTGGCGCTGGACGCCCTGTTGGCGAGCGCGATGGGGCCCGGGGGCGGGGTGTCGGTGGAGCTGCGCGCGTCCTGCTCGTTCGTCACGGTGCGCGTGGCGGACGAGCGGAGCCAGTCACCCGCCGAGGCGCCGCCTTCCTGGACCGAGCCCTTTCCAAACGGCCCGCGCGGAAGTGAGGGATTGGGCCTCTATCTCGCCGCCGAGCTGGCGAAGCTGCACGGAGGCCGGATGTCCGTCGAGCCGAGCGCGGTCGGGGCCGGCACCGCATTCAACTTCCAGCTGCCGCGCAACAATTGA
- a CDS encoding trypsin-like peptidase domain-containing protein gives MKPGVMAWGLMAVSCLVTFPARADLARRRDAVVEVVQKVSPAVVYIGTEQEVESRFRGRSRSPLEDFFGLGQPDSGGREKIQGLGSGALIDPSGIIVTNDHVIRGASAIHVVLADGRTFDAEVMGSDATNDLAVLKVSAKEPLPAARLGTSADLMIGETVVAIGSPFGLSKTVTAGVVSATGRTFRADDRVYNDFIQTDAAINPGNSGGPLLNVDGEIIGINTAIFANGQGIGFAIPADKVRRIVEELTRFGKVRPAWVGLDTEDLTPRLAARLGWDRTYGVVVSNVDPDSPAAQAGVRRGDVVAELGGSRIQDAEDFDSRVRGYPARSAFPLVLFREGTSRTVQVAPVEFPRRLIETLAWERLGLRVKEGKGLMAVSSVRPDSAAAQIGLEPGDVILRVNNQPVPDGDTFREALLTARRGRSVLMLVRRGRYGYHITLPFEGQRI, from the coding sequence ATGAAGCCCGGAGTCATGGCGTGGGGTCTGATGGCGGTGTCCTGCCTCGTCACCTTCCCCGCCCGCGCGGACCTCGCCCGGCGGCGTGACGCCGTCGTGGAGGTCGTCCAGAAGGTCTCTCCCGCGGTCGTCTACATCGGGACCGAGCAGGAGGTGGAGTCACGCTTCCGCGGCCGTTCCCGCTCCCCCCTGGAGGACTTCTTCGGCCTGGGTCAGCCGGACTCCGGGGGACGGGAGAAGATTCAAGGGCTCGGCAGCGGCGCGCTCATCGACCCGAGCGGCATCATCGTCACGAATGACCACGTCATCCGCGGCGCCTCGGCCATCCACGTCGTGCTGGCCGACGGCCGCACCTTCGACGCCGAGGTGATGGGCAGCGACGCCACCAATGACCTGGCCGTCCTCAAGGTGAGCGCGAAGGAGCCGCTCCCCGCGGCCCGCCTGGGCACCAGCGCCGACCTCATGATTGGCGAGACGGTGGTGGCCATCGGCAGCCCGTTCGGCTTGAGCAAGACGGTGACGGCGGGCGTGGTGTCCGCCACCGGCCGCACGTTCCGCGCGGATGACCGCGTCTACAACGACTTCATCCAGACGGACGCCGCCATCAACCCCGGCAACTCGGGCGGCCCGCTGCTCAACGTGGACGGGGAGATCATCGGCATCAACACCGCCATCTTCGCCAACGGCCAGGGCATCGGCTTCGCCATCCCCGCGGACAAGGTGCGCCGCATCGTCGAGGAGCTCACGCGCTTCGGGAAGGTGCGCCCGGCGTGGGTGGGCCTGGACACGGAGGACCTCACGCCTCGGCTCGCGGCGCGGCTCGGTTGGGACCGGACGTACGGCGTCGTCGTCTCCAACGTGGATCCAGACAGCCCGGCCGCCCAGGCAGGCGTGCGCCGGGGCGACGTGGTGGCCGAGCTGGGAGGCTCGCGCATCCAGGACGCCGAGGACTTCGACTCACGCGTGCGCGGCTACCCCGCGCGCTCCGCCTTCCCGCTCGTGCTCTTCCGCGAGGGCACCTCGCGCACCGTGCAGGTGGCCCCCGTCGAGTTCCCCCGCCGGCTCATCGAGACCCTCGCGTGGGAGCGGCTGGGTCTACGAGTGAAGGAGGGCAAGGGACTGATGGCCGTGTCCTCGGTGCGGCCGGACTCCGCGGCGGCGCAGATCGGCCTGGAGCCGGGCGACGTCATCCTCCGGGTGAACAACCAGCCGGTGCCGGACGGAGACACCTTCCGTGAGGCGCTGCTCACGGCGCGACGGGGACGTAGCGTCCTGATGCTCGTGCGCCGGGGCCGATACGGCTACCACATCACCCTCCCCTTCGAGGGACAGCGCATCTAG
- a CDS encoding PEGA domain-containing protein encodes MSPVRYVSLGPLLSGEGSRAFLGLSMEEARPPIPVVLIWAPPEIAQDADLTARLERETERALVFEHPNILRVHGLTRLDGGLARVTEFADGEPLRKVLEAHPRMPAHFAALVVADAAKGLHYAHVAGNDDGSPLVHGDIRPETLMVSFSGVTKVTGYGALTVAPRERGGKRVKNRRAYTAPEQLLGGREAVNVQSDVFLLGLTLHECLTGKMPFKESADPDKAVINRALPPMPNDVPLKLDAVVRRATSKRAMERYPSALAFREALVDAVGKLPSYESFAEYLAKLFPPESDARSARRQLMERGAAEALAKAGVPAPRIAELIAKGIGFTTETPGDPNGEPASGSLAAVPSVTSTGAASTDPRLSVSTGTSAPQAVANGTGPHASTQPVVARAAGPANGAGANAPAALPGHGSAHAASVSAPPSQVTGGSNAAPVSATPPGSQVVPLASPPPPQTAGAPGGMTSAAPPAARSWWPMVAAGFVLVAGAGAFVVQRVLHGTASSEPPPSQPAPVAPILAAVDAGVLVDAGTDAGSHDAGAPAVVSENLGILDLVVEPRVEVSLNAALLGRTPLTVSLPPGRHTLTLTNGALGITVARTVTVAPTGKTSVQIYLNKAFVNVRAPDGANVTVDGRPVGTAPVDELDVYEGSHRLLVTVGAARWQKSFTLEAGQRTTFTVDFQEPPEE; translated from the coding sequence ATGAGTCCGGTCCGCTACGTGTCGCTCGGTCCCCTTCTTTCCGGAGAGGGCTCGCGGGCCTTCCTCGGCCTGTCGATGGAGGAAGCCCGCCCCCCCATTCCCGTGGTGCTCATCTGGGCACCGCCGGAGATTGCGCAAGACGCGGACCTGACGGCGCGGCTGGAGCGCGAGACGGAGCGCGCGCTCGTCTTCGAGCACCCGAACATCCTGCGGGTGCACGGGCTGACGCGGCTGGACGGTGGGCTGGCGCGCGTCACCGAGTTCGCCGATGGCGAGCCGCTGCGCAAGGTGCTGGAGGCGCACCCGCGCATGCCGGCGCACTTCGCCGCGCTGGTGGTGGCCGACGCCGCGAAGGGCCTGCACTACGCCCACGTGGCCGGCAATGACGACGGCTCGCCGCTGGTGCACGGCGACATCCGGCCCGAGACGCTGATGGTCTCCTTCAGCGGCGTCACGAAGGTGACGGGCTACGGGGCGCTGACGGTGGCGCCCCGCGAGCGCGGCGGCAAGCGCGTGAAGAACCGGCGCGCGTACACCGCGCCCGAGCAACTCCTGGGAGGCCGCGAGGCCGTCAACGTGCAGTCCGACGTGTTCCTGCTGGGGCTCACGCTGCACGAGTGCCTCACCGGGAAGATGCCGTTCAAGGAGTCGGCGGATCCGGACAAGGCGGTCATCAACCGCGCCTTGCCGCCCATGCCCAACGACGTGCCGCTGAAGCTGGACGCGGTGGTGCGTCGCGCCACCAGCAAGCGCGCGATGGAGCGCTATCCCTCGGCGCTCGCGTTCCGCGAGGCGCTGGTGGACGCGGTGGGCAAGCTGCCCTCCTACGAGTCGTTCGCGGAGTATCTGGCCAAGCTGTTCCCGCCCGAGAGCGACGCGCGCTCGGCACGACGTCAGCTCATGGAGCGGGGTGCGGCGGAGGCGCTCGCCAAGGCCGGTGTTCCGGCGCCGCGCATCGCGGAGCTGATCGCGAAGGGAATCGGCTTCACCACGGAGACGCCGGGAGATCCCAACGGCGAGCCGGCCAGCGGCTCCCTTGCAGCGGTCCCGAGCGTCACCAGCACGGGCGCGGCCTCCACGGATCCGCGCCTCTCCGTTTCGACGGGCACCTCCGCGCCCCAGGCTGTCGCGAACGGAACGGGTCCGCACGCCTCCACCCAGCCCGTCGTCGCGCGCGCAGCCGGCCCTGCGAACGGAGCCGGCGCCAACGCCCCCGCTGCCCTGCCCGGCCACGGCTCGGCGCACGCGGCGAGCGTGTCAGCGCCTCCCTCGCAGGTGACGGGTGGATCCAACGCAGCGCCTGTTTCCGCCACGCCTCCGGGTTCGCAGGTCGTGCCGCTGGCGTCGCCGCCGCCGCCCCAGACCGCTGGCGCTCCAGGCGGGATGACGTCCGCCGCGCCTCCCGCTGCGCGCTCCTGGTGGCCCATGGTCGCCGCGGGCTTCGTGCTCGTCGCGGGCGCGGGCGCCTTCGTCGTGCAGCGCGTGTTGCACGGCACGGCCAGCAGCGAGCCTCCTCCCTCGCAGCCAGCTCCCGTGGCGCCCATCCTGGCCGCGGTCGACGCGGGCGTGCTCGTGGACGCGGGCACCGACGCGGGTTCGCACGATGCGGGAGCCCCGGCCGTCGTGAGCGAGAACCTGGGCATCCTCGATCTCGTCGTCGAGCCGCGCGTGGAGGTGTCGCTCAACGCCGCGCTGCTGGGGCGCACGCCGCTCACCGTCTCGCTGCCCCCTGGACGGCACACCCTCACCCTGACCAACGGCGCGCTCGGCATCACCGTGGCGCGCACCGTGACGGTGGCGCCCACGGGCAAGACGTCCGTGCAGATCTACCTCAACAAGGCGTTCGTCAATGTCCGCGCCCCGGACGGCGCGAACGTCACCGTCGACGGCCGCCCCGTGGGCACCGCCCCTGTCGATGAACTCGACGTGTACGAGGGTTCGCATCGGCTGCTCGTCACCGTGGGCGCGGCTCGCTGGCAGAAGTCCTTCACCCTCGAAGCCGGACAGCGCACGACCTTCACCGTGGACTTCCAGGAGCCGCCCGAGGAGTAG
- a CDS encoding superoxide dismutase, whose amino-acid sequence MPFTLPNLPYALDALAPHISKETLEYHHGKHHNAYVVNLNKLLDGKPEASRTLEEIILSSDGGVFNNAAQVWNHTFYWHCMKPNGGGQPTGELAAAITRDFGSFEKFKEEFSAAAATQFGSGWAWLVLDKGRLSITKTGNADLPMKHGQKALLTIDVWEHAYYIDFRNLRPKYIETFLNHLVNWDFVAQNLKGG is encoded by the coding sequence ATGCCCTTCACGCTCCCGAACCTTCCGTACGCCCTGGACGCGCTCGCGCCGCACATCAGCAAGGAGACGCTCGAGTACCACCACGGCAAGCACCACAACGCCTACGTGGTGAACCTCAACAAGCTGCTGGACGGCAAGCCCGAGGCGAGCCGCACCCTGGAGGAGATCATCCTCAGCAGCGACGGCGGCGTGTTCAACAACGCGGCCCAGGTGTGGAACCACACCTTCTACTGGCACTGCATGAAGCCGAACGGGGGCGGTCAGCCGACGGGCGAGCTCGCCGCCGCCATCACCCGTGACTTTGGCTCCTTCGAGAAGTTCAAGGAGGAGTTCTCCGCCGCGGCCGCCACGCAGTTCGGCTCGGGCTGGGCGTGGCTGGTGCTGGACAAGGGCCGCCTGTCCATCACGAAGACGGGCAACGCGGACCTCCCGATGAAGCACGGCCAGAAGGCGCTGCTGACCATCGACGTGTGGGAGCACGCCTACTACATCGACTTCCGCAACCTGCGGCCGAAGTACATCGAGACGTTCCTCAACCACCTGGTGAACTGGGACTTCGTCGCCCAGAACCTCAAGGGCGGCTGA
- a CDS encoding PEGA domain-containing protein, giving the protein MATGGGACATHPVRVATAEQVAVSVSPATEAPKPLEGPGLRFDVQPGAARVFVDGRAVGTAGSLRDAGGLLTLAPGVHQVSIRHAGYATWRAEVTVGEEAEAIQVRLSQDP; this is encoded by the coding sequence ATGGCCACCGGAGGGGGAGCCTGCGCGACCCACCCGGTCCGTGTGGCCACGGCGGAGCAGGTGGCGGTCTCGGTGTCTCCCGCGACCGAGGCGCCCAAGCCACTGGAAGGCCCGGGCCTGCGCTTCGACGTCCAGCCGGGCGCCGCGCGCGTGTTCGTGGACGGGCGCGCCGTGGGCACCGCGGGGAGCCTGCGCGACGCGGGCGGATTGCTGACCCTGGCGCCCGGCGTCCATCAAGTGAGCATCCGGCACGCGGGCTATGCGACCTGGCGCGCCGAAGTGACCGTGGGCGAGGAGGCCGAGGCGATTCAAGTACGTCTTTCTCAAGACCCCTGA
- a CDS encoding protein kinase, whose protein sequence is MKQTRKHHRVFRLPFADEPASRARLNQSLASHGLFVPADPPEPIGAEFPLQLTFLGGAPIAAGRARVTEHGLAGRLRGYFVKYVELEPGSCDLPLTPRHSVTSRSVVRPPPFRHREPITESWGTQRLALSTVPEELTPAGIIPRTAEGDTLSLADYTHEELLHARDPHAWQGGLRPFDFFGSYQLIKRLGAGGMAEVILARRRMGEGVDKLVALKLVFHEYACHPRLSELFLTEARVSATLQHPNVIQVFDVSSAAGRPFLAMEYVNGRNGAELIHRLRERRQPPPVGLAVALGLELSKALEYLHGKRDLDGRPLQLVHRDVSPSNLLISLHGAVKLVDMGVASASFASGDSALTVGKRAYMAPEQALGGTPEPAWDLYGMGLVIHELLTLERPFERISSPAAIAASRQVRLRPSAFRPGVPEALDRLVQWATEYDRERRAPSAHALREALEKVRDSLPPFDLVQTMRELFGDELAESQRETETLIGVARQRDGTDAALVWRRFAKRVWGWVPRPVRLVAARHPRALRGFALSAWVALTVAGGVLWTRHQRGAALEAHLMAADRLIAAARLVGPGEDTALAQLKAARTLKPDDPRIRARLQALAATFEWLGDVADSRGDVAEAVAHFRAALEADPEREALRARVLALESSLRARPVGRRSP, encoded by the coding sequence GTGAAACAGACCAGGAAGCACCATCGGGTATTCCGACTCCCCTTCGCGGACGAACCGGCCTCACGCGCACGGCTGAACCAGAGTCTCGCGTCGCATGGCCTCTTCGTCCCCGCGGATCCACCCGAGCCCATCGGCGCGGAGTTCCCCCTCCAGCTCACGTTCCTGGGCGGCGCGCCCATCGCCGCGGGGCGCGCTCGCGTCACGGAGCATGGACTCGCGGGCCGACTGCGCGGCTACTTCGTCAAGTACGTGGAGCTGGAGCCCGGAAGCTGCGACCTGCCCCTGACGCCTCGGCACTCGGTCACCTCGCGAAGCGTCGTCCGCCCCCCGCCCTTCCGACACCGGGAGCCCATCACGGAGAGCTGGGGCACGCAGCGCCTCGCCCTCTCCACCGTGCCCGAGGAGCTGACCCCCGCGGGCATCATCCCGCGCACCGCCGAAGGCGACACGCTGTCGCTCGCGGACTACACCCACGAGGAGCTGCTGCACGCGAGGGATCCGCACGCATGGCAAGGCGGGCTGCGTCCCTTCGACTTCTTCGGCAGCTACCAGCTCATCAAACGGCTGGGCGCCGGAGGCATGGCCGAGGTCATCCTCGCGCGGCGTCGCATGGGCGAGGGCGTGGACAAGCTCGTGGCCCTCAAGCTGGTGTTTCACGAGTACGCGTGCCACCCGCGCCTCTCCGAGCTGTTCCTCACCGAGGCCCGCGTCAGCGCGACGCTCCAACACCCCAACGTCATCCAGGTCTTCGACGTCAGCTCCGCGGCGGGGCGCCCCTTCCTCGCCATGGAGTATGTGAATGGCCGCAACGGCGCGGAGCTCATCCACCGCTTGCGCGAGCGCCGGCAACCTCCGCCCGTGGGGCTGGCGGTGGCGCTGGGGCTGGAGCTGAGCAAGGCGCTCGAGTATCTGCACGGGAAGCGCGACCTGGATGGACGTCCGCTCCAACTGGTTCATCGCGACGTCAGCCCCAGCAACCTGCTCATCAGCCTGCACGGCGCGGTGAAGCTGGTGGACATGGGCGTCGCGTCCGCCAGCTTCGCCAGTGGGGACTCCGCGCTGACCGTGGGCAAGCGCGCGTACATGGCCCCCGAGCAGGCCCTGGGAGGTACGCCCGAGCCCGCGTGGGACCTCTACGGCATGGGGCTCGTCATCCACGAACTGCTCACGCTGGAGCGCCCCTTCGAGCGCATCTCCAGCCCCGCCGCCATCGCCGCGTCGCGGCAGGTGCGCCTGCGTCCGTCCGCCTTCCGCCCCGGGGTGCCAGAGGCGCTGGATCGCCTGGTGCAGTGGGCCACTGAATATGACCGCGAGCGCCGCGCGCCCAGTGCGCACGCGCTGCGCGAAGCGCTGGAGAAGGTCCGCGATTCGCTGCCGCCCTTCGACCTCGTGCAGACCATGCGCGAGCTGTTCGGTGACGAGCTGGCCGAGTCCCAGCGCGAGACGGAGACGCTCATCGGCGTGGCCCGACAACGCGACGGCACGGACGCAGCGCTTGTCTGGCGCCGGTTCGCCAAGCGCGTCTGGGGTTGGGTGCCGCGCCCGGTGAGACTCGTCGCCGCGAGGCACCCGCGTGCCTTGCGAGGGTTCGCGCTGAGCGCCTGGGTCGCGCTCACCGTGGCGGGGGGCGTGCTCTGGACGCGACACCAACGTGGCGCCGCGCTGGAGGCCCACCTGATGGCGGCGGATCGCCTCATCGCGGCGGCGCGATTGGTGGGACCGGGTGAGGACACCGCGCTCGCCCAGCTCAAGGCGGCCCGGACCTTGAAGCCCGATGACCCACGCATCCGCGCGCGCCTGCAAGCGCTCGCCGCGACCTTCGAGTGGCTGGGCGACGTGGCGGACTCGCGCGGAGACGTGGCCGAGGCCGTGGCGCACTTCCGCGCGGCGCTGGAGGCAGACCCCGAACGCGAGGCCCTGCGCGCGCGCGTGCTGGCCCTGGAGTCCTCGCTGCGGGCTCGCCCCGTGGGCCGGAGAAGCCCATGA